The DNA sequence CTCGTCGTGGCGGCGCGTTCTTCGGCACATGCGCGGGCGCGATCCTGCTGGCGCGGGAGGTCACCAATCCGCGCCAGCCTTCACTCGGCTTCCTCGACATCTCTGTGCAGCGGAATGCCTATGGCCGCCAAATCAACAGCTTCGTGGATCGCGCGCTCAGCCCCGCCTTCGGCCCCCCTCCCCTGGAGATGGTCTATATTCGGGCACCGATCATCACCCGCGTCGGACCAAATGTCGAGGTGCTCGCCGAACACGGCGGCCATCCTGTGCTCGTCCAGCAGGGACGTTGTCTGGCCGCTACTTTTCATCCCGAATTGACCGACGACCTGCGCATTCACCGACGATTCTTACAATTGGTCGAAGCCGCGTCCGCGCGATAAGGGCGACGCCTCCTCCCGATGGAGGTCTTTCCCTTCACCTTGACAGGCCAAGAGGTGATCGCGATAATACGGCTCTTCGTATGCGCAGGAGCCGGTCAATAAATCCGCGACAGCAGTGCGTATGGCTGTCCGACGGCCTCTCTAATCGCCTCAAGACCGAAATCACCACGATCGCTTTGAAACTCGGACACTCTTTCTCGGAGATCGCGTTGGCTCGGCGATTCTGCGTCGGTCGTCCGCCGATCTACGGCGTCTCCCCTAGCCACATTCGGAGCGCGAACGGAAACTGTCCCTGATATGAACGGCGATCCCGCCCCTTGGTCGCGGGGGAAGCACGCGATGAAGGGCAGACGATGAGGATCAACGACGAGCATCGAGAGGAAACCGCCCGAATCGTTCAATCTGCTCATGCGCTTCGGAGAGACTTCGGACCCGCTGCCGGAATCTTCGCCTGGCTC is a window from the Blastocatellia bacterium genome containing:
- the pdxT gene encoding pyridoxal 5'-phosphate synthase glutaminase subunit PdxT; the encoded protein is MKIGVLAVQGDFAAHERVLERLGAPWCEVRHPEQLREISGLILPGGESTTMLKFLLEEGFWEPLQELARRGGAFFGTCAGAILLAREVTNPRQPSLGFLDISVQRNAYGRQINSFVDRALSPAFGPPPLEMVYIRAPIITRVGPNVEVLAEHGGHPVLVQQGRCLAATFHPELTDDLRIHRRFLQLVEAASAR